Proteins from a genomic interval of Treponema succinifaciens DSM 2489:
- a CDS encoding TM1812 family CRISPR-associated protein produces MKKIVFVTLMLADDMLKRHYPVDGNSFIEYPGELYYAINSVLARTMKKDDEIKVVLLETRAGDKAGTKNAQLFMDELNEINTSNSIGAKITYEIIPSDFLVSKKGLNEIYLKLIKNLEPDIEVSADITFGPKSLPLLIFTAMQFGEKFFDCSIGNVIYMKAEFKNNILVEGTQLICDYTPLYMLNSFTNTIECTNGEKAIASVEALLKD; encoded by the coding sequence ATGAAAAAGATTGTTTTTGTAACATTGATGCTGGCAGATGATATGCTAAAAAGGCACTACCCTGTAGATGGGAATTCTTTCATTGAATATCCTGGAGAACTTTATTATGCAATCAATTCTGTTCTTGCAAGAACAATGAAAAAAGATGATGAAATCAAAGTAGTTTTACTTGAAACAAGAGCAGGAGATAAAGCTGGAACAAAGAATGCTCAACTATTTATGGATGAACTTAATGAAATTAACACCAGCAATTCAATTGGAGCAAAAATAACATATGAAATCATCCCTTCAGATTTTCTAGTTTCTAAAAAGGGCTTAAATGAAATCTATTTAAAATTAATTAAAAACCTCGAACCCGATATTGAAGTTTCTGCAGATATTACTTTCGGCCCCAAATCATTACCATTATTAATTTTTACAGCTATGCAATTTGGAGAAAAATTCTTTGATTGCTCAATTGGTAATGTAATTTATATGAAAGCTGAATTTAAGAACAATATCCTCGTAGAAGGAACACAATTAATCTGTGATTATACACCTTTGTATATGTTGAATAGTTTTACAAACACAATTGAATGTACAAATGGTGAAAAAGCAATTGCATCTGTTGAAGCTTTATTAAAGGACTAA
- the recO gene encoding DNA repair protein RecO, translating to MAERNKRMKSVILSLKESGENNRLVKVISAENGIFNAMLYGGPKSRLKSLVQPFYSGILYIYSDESRNSIKITDFDAQNCHLSFRTSLLKSWAASFACELVLKTKCAGETEKAFVLLCAFLDGIDSVDENEARLGILRFVWRYLGLLGLQPEPRTCCGCGSSLLSHEHNASYIERQNGFVCADCISFAPENRTQGNFRIDLDSLTYLTAINELPPGQVRKLLVPSESVYNMKRLLYSMIEKACGMQLETLKSGIGIL from the coding sequence ATGGCAGAGCGGAACAAGAGAATGAAATCTGTAATCCTTTCACTAAAAGAATCCGGGGAAAACAACAGGCTTGTAAAAGTAATTTCTGCGGAAAACGGAATTTTCAACGCAATGCTCTACGGAGGACCTAAAAGCCGCCTAAAATCCCTTGTCCAGCCGTTTTATTCAGGAATTCTCTATATATACAGCGACGAATCCCGCAATTCAATAAAAATAACCGACTTTGACGCGCAAAACTGCCACCTTTCGTTCAGGACAAGCCTTTTAAAATCCTGGGCGGCATCATTTGCCTGCGAGCTTGTGCTAAAGACAAAGTGCGCCGGAGAAACGGAAAAAGCCTTTGTCCTTCTGTGCGCCTTTCTTGACGGAATAGACAGCGTGGATGAAAACGAAGCCCGGCTTGGAATTCTGCGCTTTGTCTGGAGATACCTTGGACTTTTGGGGCTTCAGCCTGAACCAAGAACCTGCTGCGGCTGCGGCTCTTCACTTTTAAGCCATGAGCATAACGCCTCTTATATAGAAAGGCAAAACGGATTTGTCTGCGCCGACTGCATTTCTTTCGCCCCGGAAAACAGAACACAAGGGAACTTTAGAATCGACCTTGACTCGCTCACCTACCTTACCGCAATAAACGAGCTTCCGCCCGGACAAGTAAGAAAACTGCTTGTTCCCTCGGAATCCGTATACAACATGAAGCGTCTTTTGTACAGCATGATAGAAAAGGCCTGCGGAATGCAGCTTGAAACCTTAAAAAGCGGAATCGGAATACTGTAG
- a CDS encoding M23 family metallopeptidase translates to MKKKILASALIFMSAFIFAREAFFTGDDYCISAEYNDKAFPGDAVFVKMTFSQSTKKGKSSKLEFSNANAFLQFFAEGKLSRESTFFTVSKNTKSSRTFLAGIPLSTWWTEDTKCFLKIIYSTDGAKKMEFELPFTLEKKEFVSEVIDLDESNSNIKADSSLKRMEQIKKLNGILETANPSAVYQTTPFLLPTNATRRTAFFADRREYKYTNGKSTTGLHYGIDFGIPEGSEVSACAEGKVVLAETRVTTGWSVVIEHLPGLYSLYYHMSQLKVKEGDTVKAGQVIGFSGSTGLATGPHLHWEMRLNMEAVNPDFFTGDFAFSGKN, encoded by the coding sequence ATGAAAAAAAAGATTTTAGCTTCAGCGTTGATTTTTATGTCGGCTTTTATTTTTGCAAGGGAAGCTTTTTTTACAGGAGATGATTATTGCATTTCCGCGGAATACAACGACAAGGCTTTTCCGGGCGATGCGGTTTTTGTAAAAATGACCTTTTCTCAGTCGACAAAAAAAGGAAAATCTTCAAAGCTTGAGTTTTCAAATGCAAATGCTTTCTTGCAGTTTTTTGCGGAAGGCAAACTAAGCAGGGAAAGCACTTTTTTCACAGTTTCAAAAAACACAAAAAGCAGCAGGACATTTCTTGCAGGCATTCCGCTTTCAACTTGGTGGACGGAAGACACAAAATGCTTTTTGAAAATTATCTACAGCACTGACGGCGCAAAAAAAATGGAATTCGAGCTGCCTTTTACTCTGGAGAAAAAAGAATTTGTTTCAGAAGTGATTGATCTTGACGAGTCGAATTCAAATATAAAAGCAGACTCAAGCTTAAAAAGAATGGAGCAGATAAAAAAGCTCAATGGAATTCTTGAAACCGCAAATCCTTCCGCAGTTTACCAGACAACACCGTTTTTGCTTCCTACAAACGCAACAAGACGGACAGCTTTTTTTGCAGACCGCAGGGAATACAAATACACAAATGGAAAATCAACGACAGGACTGCACTACGGAATTGACTTTGGAATTCCTGAGGGCTCGGAAGTTTCTGCTTGCGCGGAAGGAAAGGTTGTTCTTGCAGAAACCCGCGTTACAACAGGCTGGAGTGTTGTTATAGAACATTTGCCTGGACTTTATAGCCTTTACTACCACATGAGCCAGCTAAAAGTAAAAGAAGGCGACACTGTAAAAGCCGGACAAGTAATAGGATTTAGCGGTTCAACCGGGCTTGCGACAGGTCCGCATCTTCACTGGGAAATGCGGCTGAACATGGAAGCTGTTAATCCTGACTTTTTTACCGGGGACTTTGCATTCTCTGGAAAAAACTAA
- a CDS encoding DNA-binding domain-containing protein has product MISVKTVANNTGHGKTGFCFLSTSDTDAGIEEIVKEMVRYNSTLTEADTRAALSVLDAVVERLLQEGCKVRLPWVDLQLAAHGTAESISEKFYNNRGDNRFVLKALVNKKFEAKAVEKVFYKTKSSVAEMDPSIFQVFSITKDASYSGERVVKAGMCFRIYGKNLGFDFEDEKQGVFLALKGDRKKAVRITSFIRRTQRTIDAILPQNMEKGVYTVSFVKKNGEGSYPVANTTDEIEVIE; this is encoded by the coding sequence ATGATCAGCGTAAAGACAGTAGCTAACAACACAGGACACGGCAAGACCGGGTTCTGCTTTCTAAGCACATCGGACACAGACGCAGGAATTGAGGAAATCGTAAAGGAAATGGTCAGGTATAATTCCACTCTTACCGAGGCGGACACCCGCGCGGCTCTTTCTGTTCTGGATGCGGTTGTGGAGCGGCTTCTTCAGGAAGGGTGCAAGGTGCGGCTTCCCTGGGTGGACTTGCAGCTTGCGGCTCACGGAACTGCCGAATCCATTTCAGAGAAGTTTTATAATAATAGGGGCGACAACAGGTTTGTCCTCAAGGCTTTGGTCAACAAGAAATTCGAGGCTAAGGCGGTGGAAAAAGTGTTCTACAAGACAAAGTCGTCCGTGGCGGAAATGGATCCTTCGATTTTCCAGGTCTTTTCAATCACTAAGGATGCTTCTTATTCTGGTGAGCGCGTTGTAAAGGCTGGAATGTGCTTTAGAATCTACGGAAAGAACCTTGGCTTTGACTTTGAGGATGAAAAGCAGGGCGTGTTCCTTGCATTGAAAGGCGACAGGAAAAAAGCCGTCAGAATCACAAGCTTTATAAGGCGCACTCAAAGGACAATCGACGCAATCCTGCCGCAGAACATGGAAAAAGGTGTCTATACGGTTTCGTTTGTAAAGAAAAACGGCGAAGGCTCATATCCAGTTGCAAACACAACTGATGAAATAGAAGTGATTGAGTAA
- a CDS encoding ISAs1 family transposase — protein MVNFPLGGIMLLRESLEEIDDFRVKRCRKFELADIFLLVLFGLLSGIKDIEHIAEWAEEAEESIKGLVKFEFGPPSADTILRVFRNVNADKIEKVFIKWAHGIYEKVKIEPDRTIVAIDGKTMCGSNKVTGAKGIHIVSAWADELSLILGQVKTDEKSNEITAIPELLELIDIRGMIITIDAMGCQKKICEKIKEKKADYVLSLKGNQSTTHEAVKDFFSMDEKELAKYGVIKSEKECNPDHGRIENRQYYLCTNLSWLENKDEWPGLKAVAMAREERTVNGKTSTDIRFFLTSLDNIELVKKSIRLHWGIENRLHWCLDMTFNEDYKRHRKDHSPENMTVMRRLALNILRQAEKPENKKQDSLSKRTIWFRENRQFRQTVLRLL, from the coding sequence ATGGTGAACTTCCCCTTGGGTGGAATTATGCTTTTAAGAGAAAGTCTGGAAGAAATAGACGATTTTAGAGTAAAAAGGTGCAGGAAGTTTGAACTGGCTGATATTTTCCTGCTGGTTTTGTTCGGGCTGCTAAGCGGCATCAAGGACATTGAGCACATAGCTGAATGGGCGGAGGAAGCGGAAGAGTCCATCAAGGGGCTGGTGAAGTTTGAGTTCGGTCCGCCAAGTGCCGACACAATTCTCCGGGTTTTCAGAAATGTGAACGCAGATAAAATCGAGAAAGTTTTTATAAAGTGGGCTCATGGAATTTACGAGAAAGTAAAAATTGAACCGGACAGAACAATTGTTGCCATCGACGGAAAGACGATGTGCGGCTCAAACAAGGTCACGGGAGCAAAGGGAATTCACATTGTAAGTGCATGGGCAGATGAACTGTCCCTCATTCTTGGGCAGGTAAAGACAGATGAAAAGTCAAATGAAATCACTGCAATTCCTGAGCTTCTGGAACTGATTGATATAAGGGGAATGATAATCACAATCGATGCAATGGGCTGCCAGAAAAAAATCTGCGAGAAAATTAAGGAAAAAAAAGCAGACTATGTTCTTTCTTTGAAAGGAAATCAAAGCACGACACACGAAGCCGTAAAAGACTTTTTCTCTATGGATGAAAAGGAGCTTGCAAAATACGGAGTTATAAAAAGCGAAAAGGAATGTAATCCTGACCATGGACGAATTGAAAACAGGCAGTATTACCTCTGCACGAACCTGTCGTGGCTGGAGAATAAAGATGAGTGGCCGGGACTTAAGGCTGTTGCCATGGCACGGGAAGAACGGACTGTAAATGGAAAAACTTCCACAGACATCAGGTTTTTTCTAACTTCACTTGATAACATTGAACTTGTGAAAAAATCAATTCGACTACACTGGGGAATTGAAAACCGCCTTCACTGGTGTCTTGATATGACTTTCAATGAGGACTACAAAAGGCACCGAAAGGATCATAGTCCGGAAAACATGACAGTTATGCGCCGGCTTGCATTAAATATCTTACGCCAAGCAGAAAAACCGGAGAATAAAAAACAGGACAGTTTAAGCAAGCGCACGATCTGGTTTCGGGAAAACCGCCAGTTCCGCCAAACGGTTTTAAGGCTCCTTTAA
- a CDS encoding thymidine phosphorylase has product MRAADIIIKKRGTGNQKGQELSQEEIEFLVNGYVDGSIPDYQMSAFLMAVYFSGMTFGETGILTGCMLRSGDTIDLEKLKGLKGPFVDKHSTGGVGDKISLPLAPIVASLGVKIPMMSGRGLGHTGGTLDKLESIEDYNVNLNEEQFASIIEKTGFAMMGQTEKIVPADKKMYALRDVTGTVESVPLITASILSKKVAEGSDALVFDVKCGKGAFMKSESDAGQLASFLVKTAQAMGKSSCALLTRMDSPLGFKVGNYLEIEETLECLQGKGPADVMELTYALASRMAVFGGMAKDTEDGIAKCKEAVKSGKALSKFLENVKAQGGNPDKLLGEQGKRRSKFKSELFAKQDGFLTVDAYKTGIACINLGVGRNKSSDKVDADSGIIFCRRQGDFVKKGEKLLEVYGKSPDALESGKQQLEAALDFCEEKPEEKKLVLKEIK; this is encoded by the coding sequence ATGCGTGCGGCGGACATAATCATTAAAAAGCGTGGAACTGGAAACCAAAAAGGACAGGAGCTTTCGCAAGAGGAAATAGAATTTCTTGTAAACGGCTATGTTGACGGTTCAATTCCTGATTACCAGATGTCGGCTTTTCTTATGGCCGTTTATTTCAGCGGAATGACATTCGGGGAGACAGGAATTTTAACAGGCTGCATGCTCAGGTCCGGCGACACAATCGACCTTGAAAAACTCAAGGGGCTTAAAGGGCCTTTTGTGGACAAGCATTCCACTGGCGGCGTGGGAGACAAAATCAGCCTACCGCTTGCTCCTATAGTGGCGTCTCTTGGCGTAAAAATCCCCATGATGAGCGGCAGAGGCCTTGGACACACAGGCGGAACTTTAGACAAGCTTGAGTCAATAGAAGACTACAACGTAAATCTTAACGAGGAGCAGTTCGCTTCGATTATTGAAAAAACAGGCTTTGCCATGATGGGACAGACAGAAAAGATTGTTCCGGCTGACAAGAAAATGTACGCTCTTCGGGATGTTACAGGAACTGTTGAAAGTGTTCCGCTTATTACGGCAAGCATTCTTTCAAAAAAAGTCGCGGAAGGAAGCGATGCCCTTGTTTTTGATGTAAAATGCGGAAAAGGCGCGTTTATGAAAAGCGAGTCGGATGCAGGGCAGCTTGCGTCATTCCTTGTAAAGACAGCCCAGGCAATGGGAAAAAGCTCATGCGCGCTTCTAACCAGAATGGACTCTCCCCTTGGATTCAAAGTGGGAAACTATCTTGAAATAGAAGAAACTCTTGAGTGCCTGCAAGGAAAAGGCCCTGCCGACGTAATGGAGCTTACTTACGCGCTTGCCTCAAGAATGGCTGTCTTCGGCGGAATGGCAAAAGACACAGAAGACGGAATAGCCAAGTGCAAGGAAGCTGTAAAAAGCGGAAAGGCATTAAGCAAATTCCTTGAAAACGTAAAGGCTCAGGGCGGAAATCCAGACAAGCTTCTAGGCGAACAGGGAAAACGCCGCTCCAAGTTCAAGTCGGAACTCTTCGCAAAGCAAGACGGATTTTTAACAGTTGACGCGTACAAGACAGGAATCGCCTGCATAAATCTTGGCGTGGGCAGAAACAAGTCGTCAGACAAAGTGGACGCGGACTCTGGAATAATCTTTTGCAGGCGGCAGGGCGACTTTGTAAAGAAAGGTGAAAAGCTTCTTGAAGTCTACGGAAAAAGCCCGGACGCTCTTGAAAGCGGAAAACAGCAGCTTGAGGCGGCCTTGGATTTTTGCGAAGAAAAGCCAGAAGAAAAGAAATTGGTTTTAAAGGAAATAAAATAG
- the recJ gene encoding single-stranded-DNA-specific exonuclease RecJ — protein MSSSKWVKKAISKEEVEKLKNKFSLDSLTASIFARRGITSGKDILYFMEDDLRFQHNPFLFNSMEDAVDRILAAVPEKDSPKEEHEKVLIFGDKDVDGVTATTVLYDELCSLGIDVQYRVPEGDDAYGLSIQAVDDFAKQNGSLIITVDCGISNNAEIEHAADLGIDVIVLDHHNPKENIPSPAIILNAKLSDSGYPFEEISGCAVVYKVVSALRFSKSKWYKADEALLNAHEEENGQIAIECIKLRNLVPVSRLVDHILPGEKSIYDTKIPQYLSGQIILCWDKANVERLLNLTFGNSAQFNIADIRTEAAKLYPSLKNLPLSIVKEMSKIAKYGDHAPTEIGGFYNIFVTYVQQDLKKNFPSDSEKEKHDLQLVALAALADIMPMRNENRLFVRSGINSINENNVHPGLKELMSNLGLLGKRITSTDICWTLIPNLNAAGRLGQAGIAIELFTAKDDSYREQLAKKIIELNTKRKAFTQEAEAIAGTQARNSVNDFNGKLSFVIDEKINKGVSGILAGRLVSSLGVPAMAMTYVGNLVVGSMRSCRGYDVTAFLDQLKDLFVSYGGHNFAAGFSFEKEKFEEFKRRTKELSGTINLSDKNDEIQIDAELPPSYMTPDLKKIIDRFEPTGNENPKLVFLAKNLPIVSGLVMGKAEKQHLKITVDCGKNKWPCIFWNEGERLHRDFDVGDKINIIFNIERNVFNGAETLQLMLLGIEKSVQ, from the coding sequence GTGTCATCATCAAAGTGGGTAAAAAAAGCAATTTCAAAGGAAGAAGTTGAAAAGCTAAAAAACAAGTTTTCACTGGACAGCCTTACAGCAAGTATTTTCGCACGGCGCGGAATCACCAGCGGAAAAGACATTCTTTATTTTATGGAAGATGACTTAAGGTTTCAGCATAATCCATTTCTGTTCAACTCAATGGAAGATGCAGTTGATAGAATTCTTGCCGCAGTTCCAGAAAAAGACAGTCCGAAGGAAGAGCATGAAAAGGTTTTGATTTTCGGCGACAAGGATGTTGACGGAGTAACGGCGACAACTGTTCTTTACGACGAGCTTTGCTCATTGGGAATCGATGTTCAGTACAGGGTTCCTGAAGGAGATGACGCCTACGGACTTTCGATTCAGGCTGTAGATGATTTTGCAAAGCAGAACGGATCGCTTATTATCACGGTTGACTGCGGAATTTCAAACAATGCGGAAATTGAGCACGCGGCGGATCTTGGAATCGATGTAATTGTATTGGATCATCACAATCCAAAAGAAAACATTCCCTCTCCTGCGATTATTTTAAATGCGAAGCTTTCAGACTCAGGCTATCCGTTTGAAGAGATTTCAGGCTGCGCGGTCGTGTACAAAGTTGTTTCGGCGTTAAGATTCAGCAAGAGCAAATGGTACAAGGCAGACGAGGCTTTGCTCAATGCGCATGAAGAAGAGAACGGGCAGATTGCAATTGAATGCATAAAGCTTAGAAATCTAGTTCCAGTCTCAAGGCTTGTTGATCATATTTTGCCGGGCGAAAAATCAATTTACGACACGAAGATTCCACAGTACTTGTCAGGTCAGATAATTCTTTGCTGGGACAAAGCCAACGTTGAACGCTTATTAAACCTAACATTCGGAAACAGCGCGCAGTTTAACATTGCGGACATAAGAACAGAAGCCGCAAAACTTTACCCTTCACTAAAAAATCTTCCGCTTTCCATAGTAAAGGAAATGTCAAAAATCGCAAAGTACGGCGACCACGCTCCTACAGAAATCGGCGGATTCTACAATATATTTGTAACTTATGTCCAGCAGGATTTAAAGAAAAACTTTCCATCTGATTCAGAAAAAGAAAAGCACGACTTGCAGCTTGTGGCTTTGGCGGCTTTGGCGGACATAATGCCGATGAGAAATGAAAACAGGCTTTTTGTGCGCAGCGGAATAAATTCAATAAATGAAAACAATGTCCATCCGGGACTAAAGGAGCTTATGTCAAACCTTGGTCTTCTTGGAAAGCGCATTACTTCAACTGACATTTGCTGGACGCTGATTCCAAATTTAAATGCCGCAGGCAGACTTGGCCAGGCAGGAATTGCCATTGAGCTTTTTACAGCAAAAGACGATTCATACCGTGAGCAGCTTGCAAAAAAAATAATCGAGCTTAACACAAAAAGAAAAGCCTTTACTCAGGAAGCAGAAGCGATTGCCGGAACACAGGCAAGAAATTCCGTGAATGACTTCAACGGAAAACTAAGCTTTGTAATTGATGAAAAAATAAACAAAGGTGTTTCAGGAATTCTTGCAGGCCGCTTGGTTTCTTCTCTTGGAGTTCCTGCAATGGCGATGACTTACGTGGGAAACCTTGTTGTAGGCTCAATGAGAAGCTGCCGCGGATATGACGTAACTGCTTTTCTTGATCAGCTGAAAGATTTGTTTGTAAGCTACGGCGGACACAACTTTGCCGCAGGATTCAGTTTTGAAAAGGAAAAGTTCGAGGAATTTAAAAGGCGTACAAAAGAGCTTTCAGGCACAATAAATCTTTCTGACAAAAATGACGAGATTCAAATTGACGCAGAGCTTCCGCCGTCCTACATGACACCGGATTTGAAAAAAATAATAGATAGATTCGAGCCGACTGGAAACGAAAATCCCAAGCTTGTTTTCTTAGCAAAAAATCTGCCTATAGTTTCCGGACTTGTAATGGGCAAGGCAGAAAAGCAGCATCTGAAAATCACTGTTGACTGCGGAAAAAACAAATGGCCCTGCATCTTCTGGAACGAAGGAGAACGGCTTCACAGGGACTTTGATGTGGGAGACAAAATTAATATAATTTTCAACATCGAGAGGAATGTTTTTAACGGAGCAGAAACGCTTCAGCTTATGCTTTTAGGAATAGAAAAATCAGTTCAGTAA